A region of Halalkaliarchaeum desulfuricum DNA encodes the following proteins:
- a CDS encoding TRAM domain-containing protein translates to MEISDNLLCLFSAELREKGDSYVIEVPRREIETGSLSAGDTYRVALIAGQAETDEPSESSTADRGDGPQPPVEPGEIRYVEIEDLGKQGDGIARVERGYVIIVPGADVGERVKIEVTEVKSNFAVGEVIEEDL, encoded by the coding sequence ATGGAAATCTCCGATAACCTGCTTTGTCTGTTCAGTGCTGAACTGCGCGAGAAGGGAGACAGCTACGTCATCGAGGTACCCCGTCGCGAGATCGAGACCGGGTCGCTCTCGGCAGGGGACACCTACCGGGTCGCGCTCATCGCCGGACAGGCAGAAACCGACGAACCGTCCGAGTCTTCGACTGCCGACCGCGGCGATGGCCCGCAGCCACCCGTCGAACCGGGCGAGATCCGCTACGTCGAAATAGAGGATCTCGGGAAACAGGGGGACGGAATCGCCCGCGTCGAACGAGGCTACGTCATCATCGTTCCCGGCGCCGACGTCGGCGAACGCGTCAAGATCGAAGTGACCGAGGTCAAGTCCAACTTCGCGGTCGGCGAAGTCATCGAAGAGGACCTCTAG
- a CDS encoding DUF7311 family protein, with protein sequence MVSIVLAVALVGVATGALSTTEPERSVTQLEGEIDRLERAAAGLASSSTAAGGIDRAGRVPATVTVPDGGFASARIDRVRIGCPVSVPVRECPPVQASYRLPDGQVRQLPADGPRLRTLDGPLVLGPGKHRLSLAYVRIGDGRPAVIVGRRGGEG encoded by the coding sequence GTGGTTTCGATCGTACTTGCGGTCGCGCTCGTCGGGGTCGCCACGGGGGCGCTTTCGACGACGGAGCCGGAGCGCTCTGTGACGCAACTCGAGGGCGAGATCGACCGGCTCGAGCGGGCCGCCGCGGGGCTCGCGTCGTCGTCGACGGCGGCCGGCGGGATCGATCGAGCCGGACGCGTCCCCGCGACCGTGACGGTTCCCGACGGCGGGTTCGCGAGCGCACGGATCGATCGCGTTCGCATCGGCTGTCCGGTTTCGGTTCCGGTGAGGGAGTGTCCGCCGGTGCAGGCGAGCTATCGTCTACCGGACGGGCAAGTACGGCAGCTCCCGGCCGACGGTCCACGCCTCAGAACGCTCGACGGGCCGCTCGTGCTCGGTCCCGGGAAACACCGGTTGTCTCTCGCGTACGTCCGGATCGGGGACGGTCGGCCCGCCGTGATCGTCGGTCGACGCGGGGGCGAGGGCTAG
- a CDS encoding DUF7310 family coiled-coil domain-containing protein gives MSTHENGSERGRVEGGTDGIADEIAKLESRVAELEAATEALRGYAGSVRSVDREVERRADLALATAERLQRRLDEE, from the coding sequence ATGTCGACGCACGAAAACGGGTCCGAACGCGGCCGAGTCGAAGGCGGAACCGACGGGATCGCAGACGAGATCGCGAAACTGGAGTCCCGCGTGGCCGAACTCGAGGCGGCCACCGAAGCACTTCGGGGCTACGCGGGGAGCGTTCGAAGTGTCGATCGGGAGGTCGAGCGCCGGGCGGATCTAGCGCTCGCGACCGCAGAGCGGCTTCAACGACGGCTCGACGAGGAGTGA
- a CDS encoding glycosyltransferase family protein: MDYIQDQVTTLHDLADATPDAPVSESAVVVPIAGDRIESVTPEHVFTALSAVDPVEVVVPLRAPGDVAERFRKWVRSFDLSATVLWCDADALEATLVEHGIDGDHGKGRDVWLGLGVAASRAEYVAVHDADATTYSRNHVPRLLAPLGMGYSFAKGYYARVEDGRLYGRLTRLFVAPLIRALETRHHHPFVRYLAAFRYPLAGEFALTADLARRVRLQRRWGLEIGLLGEAFGAAGSRHSAQVDLGFHRHDHHPVTGDRGLSTMALEVGTALFRAVDDHGVDVDYAALSTAYREAADRLVEQYAADAAFNGLAYDPDAEREQSRTYADGIRPPGPDARLPTWADTTLSPSAVVDAAAGAIRTDPEPETD, encoded by the coding sequence ATGGATTACATACAGGATCAGGTCACCACCCTGCACGACCTCGCCGACGCGACGCCCGACGCGCCCGTCTCCGAGTCCGCTGTCGTCGTCCCGATCGCCGGCGACCGGATCGAGTCGGTGACCCCCGAACACGTCTTTACAGCCCTGTCGGCCGTCGATCCCGTCGAGGTCGTGGTTCCGTTGCGAGCGCCGGGCGACGTCGCCGAGCGGTTCCGGAAGTGGGTTCGCTCGTTCGATCTGTCGGCGACGGTGCTGTGGTGTGATGCCGACGCCCTCGAGGCCACGCTTGTAGAGCACGGCATCGACGGAGATCACGGGAAAGGACGGGACGTGTGGCTCGGACTCGGCGTCGCCGCCTCCCGGGCCGAGTACGTCGCGGTCCACGACGCCGACGCGACGACGTACTCCCGCAACCACGTCCCACGGCTTCTTGCACCCCTGGGAATGGGATACTCTTTCGCGAAGGGATACTACGCCCGCGTCGAGGACGGTCGGCTGTACGGACGGTTGACTCGGCTGTTCGTCGCCCCCCTTATCAGGGCGCTCGAGACGCGACACCACCACCCGTTCGTCCGGTATCTCGCCGCGTTCCGGTATCCGCTCGCCGGCGAGTTCGCCCTCACCGCCGACCTGGCCCGCCGGGTGCGACTCCAGCGTCGCTGGGGGCTCGAGATCGGGCTGCTCGGCGAGGCCTTCGGCGCTGCCGGGTCGCGTCACAGCGCCCAGGTCGATCTGGGGTTCCACAGACACGACCACCACCCGGTGACCGGGGATCGCGGGCTCTCGACGATGGCTCTCGAGGTGGGGACAGCGCTGTTTCGTGCCGTGGACGATCACGGCGTGGACGTCGACTACGCTGCGCTTTCGACGGCCTACCGGGAGGCAGCCGACCGCCTCGTCGAACAGTACGCCGCCGACGCCGCGTTCAACGGGCTGGCGTACGATCCCGACGCCGAGCGCGAACAGAGCCGAACGTACGCAGACGGAATCCGTCCCCCGGGGCCGGACGCGCGTCTGCCGACGTGGGCTGACACGACGCTGTCGCCGTCGGCGGTCGTCGACGCCGCGGCCGGGGCAATCCGAACCGACCCCGAACCGGAAACCGACTGA
- a CDS encoding HVO_0758 family zinc finger protein: MKSTRKGLREGELFKDNYERLKCAECEEVLDRRDDPDELFDVRSCSECGRSWKDIR, from the coding sequence ATGAAGTCGACGCGAAAAGGGCTCCGGGAAGGGGAACTGTTCAAAGACAACTACGAGCGGCTCAAATGTGCGGAGTGTGAAGAGGTGTTGGACCGCAGGGACGACCCCGACGAGCTGTTCGACGTCAGATCCTGTTCGGAGTGCGGCCGGTCGTGGAAGGACATTCGCTGA
- a CDS encoding MFS transporter: protein MSRVRLFGTLCGLVFLVNFARIIFAPLVGEFMDVFSVREGTIGLVVTLTWVGSASPRLPTGYLLTKVPRHYVVLGAGTVLTAASFFIATAATVPALMAGAFTMGLASGAYFVSANPLISELFPERVGRVIGVHGMASQFAAVLAAPIVSVAVVYDWRLVFYGTGIAAATITLLIFLAARRTDLPDAGTKDRDFFGAARREWRIIVTGVVMLGTVGFVWQGMFNFYEQYMLAKGLPESVARNLLTVLFAAGVPAFLVSGRLADRLPHVPYILGVIAAFLVSVFALTMTSGLFVVIAVSAVLGFVIHSLFPAMDTYLLDTLPDASRASAYAFYSASMMLAQAGGASVVGALVERGFTYDAVFGVFLSGLLVVVIVLAALESAGRLP from the coding sequence GTGTCACGCGTTCGACTGTTCGGGACGCTGTGCGGGCTGGTGTTCCTCGTTAACTTCGCGCGGATCATCTTCGCGCCGCTGGTCGGGGAGTTCATGGACGTTTTCAGCGTCAGGGAGGGCACCATCGGACTCGTCGTCACACTGACGTGGGTGGGCAGCGCCTCCCCCCGGCTTCCGACCGGCTACCTCCTGACGAAAGTGCCGCGCCACTACGTGGTACTGGGGGCCGGTACAGTTCTCACCGCAGCGTCGTTTTTCATCGCGACCGCCGCAACCGTCCCTGCGCTGATGGCCGGCGCGTTCACGATGGGGCTGGCGTCGGGCGCCTACTTCGTTTCCGCGAACCCGCTGATCTCCGAACTGTTTCCCGAACGAGTCGGTCGAGTGATCGGGGTCCACGGGATGGCGAGCCAGTTCGCCGCGGTGCTTGCGGCGCCGATCGTCTCCGTCGCGGTCGTGTACGACTGGCGGCTCGTCTTCTACGGAACGGGGATCGCCGCCGCGACGATCACGCTGTTGATCTTTCTGGCCGCACGACGAACCGACCTCCCCGACGCGGGGACGAAGGACCGTGACTTCTTCGGTGCCGCACGTCGGGAGTGGCGGATCATCGTCACCGGGGTCGTGATGCTGGGGACCGTCGGCTTCGTCTGGCAGGGCATGTTCAACTTCTACGAGCAGTACATGCTCGCGAAGGGGTTGCCGGAATCCGTTGCGCGAAACCTCCTCACAGTGCTTTTCGCGGCCGGCGTGCCGGCCTTCCTCGTGAGTGGTCGACTCGCCGACCGACTGCCGCACGTGCCATACATTCTGGGCGTGATCGCGGCGTTTCTCGTCAGCGTCTTCGCGTTGACGATGACCTCGGGGCTGTTCGTCGTTATCGCCGTCTCCGCTGTCCTCGGCTTCGTGATCCATTCGCTATTCCCCGCGATGGACACGTACCTGCTCGACACGCTTCCGGACGCGTCCCGGGCGAGCGCGTACGCGTTCTACTCGGCGTCGATGATGCTGGCTCAGGCCGGTGGCGCCTCCGTCGTCGGCGCGCTCGTGGAACGGGGGTTCACCTACGACGCCGTCTTCGGGGTGTTCCTCTCCGGGCTCCTGGTCGTTGTGATAGTTCTGGCGGCGCTCGAAAGCGCCGGACGGCTCCCGTGA
- a CDS encoding DUF7109 family protein, with the protein MSDDSATTDSDREFLEPDAIAGIVDMFTALTREELADAAAELAFKRGESIERDAVDRAIDDAVSEFALVSVEYEPTSDTEQETQYSQSHLAVGPTAFPRLPDGAADLPHILDVERERSIDREVVATAVEKRLRREAARAAADGDDDRLETLLDVCFDVDVWAGVDTDDVRADIERALE; encoded by the coding sequence GTGAGCGACGACAGCGCAACGACCGACAGCGACCGGGAGTTCCTCGAACCGGACGCCATCGCGGGGATCGTCGACATGTTCACCGCGTTGACGCGGGAAGAACTCGCGGACGCGGCTGCCGAACTCGCCTTCAAGCGGGGCGAGTCGATCGAGCGTGACGCCGTCGACCGGGCGATAGACGACGCCGTCTCGGAGTTCGCTCTCGTCAGTGTCGAATACGAGCCCACGAGCGACACGGAACAGGAGACACAGTACAGTCAGTCACACCTCGCGGTCGGGCCAACCGCGTTTCCGCGGCTCCCGGACGGCGCCGCAGACCTTCCCCACATCCTCGATGTCGAGAGGGAGCGATCGATCGATCGGGAGGTGGTCGCGACCGCAGTGGAAAAACGACTCCGGCGCGAGGCCGCCCGCGCTGCCGCCGACGGCGACGACGACCGGCTCGAGACCCTGCTCGACGTCTGCTTCGACGTGGACGTCTGGGCCGGGGTCGACACGGACGACGTGCGAGCGGATATCGAACGCGCCCTGGAATGA
- a CDS encoding NUDIX hydrolase translates to MDLAEVSRHEPVQVGGTAREAAVLVPVFFREREPWLLFTKRAEHLGEHPGQMSFPGGGREPVDESLRETALREAREEVGLRPEEPTIVGRLDDIETVSGYAVRPFVGRIPDREYYPDEYEVAEIVPLPVRGLTDRGNYESQRREHPRHGDVRLHFFHVNGYTVWGATARMLVQFLELTTDWNVPPEPDHVVDEDAEYPV, encoded by the coding sequence ATGGATTTGGCGGAGGTGAGCCGTCACGAGCCCGTCCAGGTCGGCGGGACGGCACGGGAGGCCGCCGTTCTCGTCCCGGTGTTTTTCCGGGAGAGGGAGCCGTGGCTCCTGTTCACCAAGCGGGCGGAACACCTCGGCGAACATCCGGGTCAGATGAGCTTCCCCGGGGGAGGACGCGAACCCGTCGACGAGAGCCTCCGGGAGACCGCACTTCGGGAGGCCCGCGAGGAGGTCGGCCTCCGGCCGGAGGAGCCGACAATCGTCGGTCGGCTCGACGACATCGAGACAGTGAGCGGCTACGCCGTCCGTCCGTTCGTCGGCAGGATCCCCGACAGGGAGTACTATCCCGACGAGTACGAGGTCGCCGAGATCGTCCCGCTCCCCGTGAGGGGACTCACCGATCGCGGAAACTACGAGTCACAGCGCCGGGAACACCCGCGTCACGGCGACGTTCGTCTCCACTTCTTCCACGTGAACGGGTACACCGTCTGGGGAGCCACCGCTCGAATGCTGGTGCAGTTTCTCGAGTTGACGACCGACTGGAACGTGCCACCCGAACCGGATCACGTCGTCGACGAGGACGCCGAATATCCGGTTTGA
- a CDS encoding glycosyltransferase family 2 protein → MELSVVVPTLNGRDRLSACLDALAAHAPDAEVIVANGPSADGTTGMVRDRDDVDVLVEISDRSVNVARNAGIEVASGDAVALVDFDRRVTDGWQEAVLERLESAPVVTGPSLPIDREAPAVDGPEHRRIAGREVRYFTSGNVAFRRGVLEVLDGFDEYLNVGGARDAAHRLAGLGHEIAWNERMSVGHEPLAEGGHDWREKYRALGYRLAKNYGVRPGVVRTLVGEALCDARTSFEEVIRGEGAPTAWIGNGWRVARGSLEGSTDGIVARARDRSPSRNPRGLSVRHDRAVALYDRRDGRVER, encoded by the coding sequence ATGGAGCTTTCCGTGGTCGTGCCCACCCTCAACGGGCGCGATCGGCTGTCGGCGTGTCTGGACGCGCTGGCGGCACACGCGCCGGACGCCGAGGTGATCGTCGCCAACGGGCCGTCGGCGGACGGGACCACGGGGATGGTTCGCGACCGGGACGACGTCGACGTCCTCGTGGAGATCTCTGACCGTTCGGTGAACGTCGCCCGCAACGCGGGGATCGAGGTCGCGAGCGGCGACGCCGTCGCCCTCGTCGACTTCGACCGGCGCGTCACGGACGGCTGGCAGGAGGCGGTCCTCGAGCGCCTCGAGTCGGCGCCGGTCGTCACCGGCCCGTCGCTTCCGATCGACCGGGAGGCGCCGGCAGTCGACGGGCCGGAACACCGTCGGATCGCCGGGCGGGAGGTCCGCTACTTCACGAGCGGGAACGTCGCGTTCCGACGCGGCGTCCTCGAGGTGCTCGACGGGTTCGACGAGTATCTGAACGTCGGCGGCGCCCGCGACGCGGCTCACAGACTGGCCGGTCTGGGACACGAGATCGCGTGGAACGAGCGGATGTCGGTGGGCCACGAGCCGCTGGCTGAAGGCGGGCACGACTGGCGGGAGAAGTACCGCGCGCTCGGGTACCGTCTCGCGAAGAATTACGGTGTCAGACCGGGGGTTGTACGCACCCTCGTCGGAGAAGCGCTGTGCGACGCACGGACGTCCTTCGAGGAGGTGATCCGTGGAGAGGGGGCTCCCACCGCGTGGATCGGAAACGGGTGGCGCGTCGCGAGGGGCTCACTCGAGGGCTCGACTGACGGGATCGTCGCCCGGGCCCGGGATCGATCGCCGTCGCGAAATCCCCGGGGACTCTCGGTACGACACGACCGCGCGGTCGCGCTGTACGATCGACGCGACGGGCGCGTCGAACGGTGA
- a CDS encoding winged helix-turn-helix transcriptional regulator yields MSTSPAEINDHETLTDTEFRDRLRELPPSAKLVAKVLEGDSPLSQGQLAEESLLPDRTVRYALNRLEDEGLVDSRYSFKDARKQVYFLTN; encoded by the coding sequence ATGAGCACTAGTCCGGCAGAAATCAACGACCACGAAACGCTGACCGACACCGAGTTCAGGGATCGTCTCCGCGAGCTCCCGCCGAGCGCGAAGCTCGTCGCGAAGGTGCTGGAGGGTGACTCGCCGCTCTCGCAGGGACAACTCGCCGAGGAGTCGCTGTTGCCCGACCGGACGGTCCGGTACGCCCTCAACCGTCTCGAGGACGAGGGGCTCGTCGACTCCCGGTACAGCTTCAAGGACGCCCGCAAACAGGTGTACTTCCTGACGAACTGA
- a CDS encoding class I SAM-dependent methyltransferase, translating to MKGQEWYQADDVAQEYDDKRFSGGGRLIDRREKQAVLSALGPVEGREILEVACGTGRFTVMLADQGADIVGLDISSAMLSQGREKAADADVSENVSFMLGDAGRLPFPDDHFDAVFAMRFFHLADTPVTFLRELKRVAREQVFFDTFRRPSMRVLYNWALPMGSRLYSQRDVRSLLADAGLELAHESHDFVFPYGFYRSLPGAVAKPFRAVDEAVGKTAAGDAVASVSYWDARGGE from the coding sequence GTGAAAGGACAGGAGTGGTACCAGGCGGACGATGTCGCCCAGGAGTACGACGACAAGCGGTTCTCCGGCGGCGGCCGCCTGATCGACCGCCGCGAAAAGCAGGCTGTCCTCTCGGCACTGGGTCCCGTCGAGGGCCGGGAGATACTCGAGGTCGCCTGCGGAACCGGACGGTTCACGGTCATGCTCGCCGACCAGGGCGCCGACATCGTCGGCCTCGACATCTCCTCGGCGATGCTGTCTCAGGGCCGCGAAAAGGCTGCCGACGCCGACGTCTCGGAGAACGTCTCGTTCATGCTCGGCGACGCAGGCCGGTTGCCGTTTCCCGACGATCACTTCGACGCCGTCTTCGCCATGCGGTTTTTCCATTTGGCGGACACACCCGTGACGTTCCTCCGGGAGCTCAAACGGGTCGCACGCGAACAGGTGTTCTTCGACACTTTCCGACGTCCCAGCATGCGCGTGCTGTACAACTGGGCGCTGCCGATGGGATCGCGGCTCTACTCGCAGCGGGACGTACGGAGCCTCCTCGCGGACGCCGGCCTCGAACTCGCCCACGAGTCCCACGACTTCGTGTTTCCGTACGGGTTCTACCGGAGCCTGCCGGGCGCGGTCGCGAAACCGTTCCGCGCGGTCGACGAGGCCGTTGGCAAAACGGCAGCCGGCGACGCGGTCGCGTCGGTCTCCTACTGGGACGCACGCGGCGGCGAGTGA
- a CDS encoding ATPase, T2SS/T4P/T4SS family, with protein sequence MSLFGRLSGNRDDCDSQGCRCEATFREPSGTGLRGRSELHLDATECTGDGDLQRSPACRARVVRALARRDADVVVTHARGRTRRYRPGANALLLAAGRFHERVSHHDDRLAGLAATDPLDAVREATGRAGPASRIAAESGLAEIAAGINGYEEALPSANGLSIARARIADRVPTGATLRDRFELETGAVVRTYDRPDTPPLYRLTPPSLRLDPAHAETLVAARDRFRQSAGKNGSPSADGAVAAEIDAAEHRTDGDGVSTVPAERLAAILRKHTRGNGVFEDLFADPDVTDAFVSAPVEENPVRLLRDGQRFLTNVWFPPTAAATFASRLRRESGRGFSRADPTLDASTEIGGDPVRVAATTAPVTDGLAFALRRRDRTPWTLPRLIHAGTLPPRAAGLLSVAVQRGAALLVAGGRGCGKTTLLGALLWELSPGVRTLVVEDTPELPVDRLQSAGRDVQRLHADQGGTANERGTSRESGGGVSPTEAVRTALRLGDGALVVGEVRGTEAAALYEAMRVGAQREAVLGTIHGDGADGVRERVVADLGVPASAFAATDAVVTLDGRYRLSALEEIRGDGDDVRSVSLFEGSDAGSTTGVCDRGNSHLLSSLARSEETYTDVWNAVERRSDRLERLAETDRHRPSDLDSGRFAP encoded by the coding sequence ATGTCGCTGTTCGGTCGGCTCTCCGGGAACCGTGACGACTGTGACTCCCAGGGCTGTCGCTGTGAAGCCACGTTCCGAGAGCCGAGTGGAACCGGCCTCCGCGGGCGTTCGGAACTCCACCTCGACGCCACCGAGTGTACCGGCGACGGCGACCTCCAGCGGTCCCCGGCGTGCCGAGCCCGGGTCGTTCGGGCGCTCGCTCGACGGGACGCCGATGTCGTCGTCACCCACGCCCGCGGGAGAACGCGACGATATCGTCCCGGCGCGAACGCGCTGTTGCTCGCTGCGGGCCGGTTTCACGAACGCGTCAGTCACCACGACGATCGGCTCGCCGGACTGGCCGCGACCGACCCACTCGACGCCGTCAGGGAGGCGACCGGGCGGGCCGGACCGGCAAGCCGGATCGCGGCCGAATCCGGACTCGCGGAGATCGCAGCCGGAATCAACGGCTACGAGGAGGCGCTCCCGTCGGCTAACGGACTGTCGATTGCGCGGGCCAGAATCGCCGACAGGGTGCCAACGGGTGCGACGCTCCGGGATCGATTCGAACTCGAAACCGGCGCCGTCGTCCGGACGTACGATCGACCGGACACACCACCCCTGTACCGTCTCACGCCGCCGTCGTTGCGGCTCGATCCGGCACACGCCGAAACGCTGGTTGCGGCACGCGATCGGTTCCGGCAGTCGGCCGGGAAAAACGGCAGTCCCTCGGCCGACGGCGCGGTGGCCGCAGAGATCGACGCGGCGGAACACCGGACCGACGGGGACGGCGTCTCGACCGTTCCCGCCGAACGGCTCGCCGCGATCCTCCGGAAGCACACCCGCGGCAACGGCGTGTTCGAGGACCTGTTTGCGGATCCGGACGTGACCGACGCGTTCGTCTCCGCTCCCGTCGAGGAGAACCCGGTTCGGCTCCTCCGGGACGGCCAGCGGTTCCTCACGAACGTCTGGTTCCCGCCGACCGCGGCTGCCACGTTCGCGTCGAGACTCCGTCGAGAGAGCGGCCGCGGCTTCTCCCGGGCGGATCCCACGCTGGATGCGAGCACGGAGATCGGCGGCGATCCGGTCCGGGTCGCCGCGACGACGGCACCAGTCACAGACGGGCTGGCGTTCGCGCTTCGGCGCCGGGACCGGACGCCGTGGACGCTCCCGCGGTTGATACACGCCGGGACGCTCCCGCCGCGGGCGGCAGGGCTGTTGTCGGTGGCGGTCCAGCGCGGCGCGGCGCTGCTCGTCGCCGGCGGTCGTGGCTGCGGAAAAACGACGCTTCTGGGGGCGCTACTGTGGGAACTCTCCCCCGGAGTTCGGACGCTCGTCGTCGAGGACACGCCCGAACTGCCCGTGGATCGGCTCCAGTCGGCCGGCCGAGACGTGCAACGACTCCACGCCGACCAGGGCGGCACCGCGAACGAACGGGGAACGTCCCGAGAGAGCGGCGGTGGGGTCTCCCCGACCGAGGCGGTTCGGACCGCGCTCCGGCTCGGCGACGGGGCGCTCGTGGTCGGCGAGGTCCGGGGGACCGAGGCGGCAGCCCTGTACGAGGCGATGCGCGTGGGGGCCCAGCGGGAGGCGGTCCTGGGAACGATCCACGGCGACGGCGCCGACGGAGTTCGCGAGCGGGTCGTCGCCGACCTGGGTGTCCCGGCGTCCGCGTTTGCGGCCACCGACGCCGTCGTCACGCTCGACGGCAGATATCGTCTCTCCGCCCTCGAGGAAATCCGTGGAGACGGCGACGACGTCCGGAGCGTCTCGCTTTTCGAGGGTTCAGACGCCGGCTCGACGACCGGCGTCTGCGATCGAGGGAACAGCCACCTGCTGTCCTCGCTCGCCCGGTCGGAGGAGACGTACACGGACGTCTGGAACGCAGTCGAGCGCCGATCAGATCGGCTCGAACGCCTCGCGGAGACCGACCGCCATCGCCCGTCCGACCTCGACTCCGGGAGGTTCGCTCCGTGA
- a CDS encoding type II secretion system protein, protein MSPRDSSRQRTDEENAPLRCALWFLESDLAPETVVRAGYLAGVLVGLGAGAATVRFFGILPGVLVGTTAGLLVSTTVEYVPRWLARVRRTRSLGDATALVGLLVLRVRLDPSLERAVRFAIRTDEGRLFRALDAHVRRARGGPESGLAAFAADWRPYFPALDRAAAQLASATTVPAGRRERALDRAMDAVVDGTREEMAAYASGIRSPVTGIYAFGVLLPLALVGVLPAAPAAGVPVSLPAVALAYLVVLPIGLLAAGAWLLARRPVAFPPPPVTSAHPDASGTVPRTIAVAGGCAAAAWLCAGLVAPDWTRAITAVGVGAGGGLLSWFRPVEAVRRRVREVEEGLPDALVRIGQRVAEGDAVETALERAAADATGPTGDVLEDAVAYGQTFRVDVRTAFLARDGALATVPSPRFRRAAGLLGVAARIGRPAGDVILDLATHLEELDRIETEARGRLSDVTGTLSNTATVFGPLVGGATVALSDRIRAVDAAAGGSGSFAGTGTVGGGSKQEGTAATEAAFATGDLGLVIGAYVLVLAALLTALATGIERGLDPASIGYRVGRALPIASAVYVGSFLAAAAVL, encoded by the coding sequence GTGAGCCCGCGCGACAGCAGCCGACAGAGGACCGACGAGGAAAACGCACCCCTCCGGTGTGCGCTTTGGTTCCTCGAGAGCGATCTCGCCCCCGAAACGGTCGTTCGGGCGGGATATCTCGCCGGAGTGCTGGTCGGCCTGGGAGCCGGCGCGGCGACAGTCAGGTTCTTCGGGATTCTGCCGGGAGTCCTGGTCGGGACGACGGCGGGGCTACTGGTGTCGACGACCGTCGAGTACGTTCCCCGGTGGCTCGCGCGAGTCCGCCGGACGAGATCCCTCGGGGACGCGACCGCGCTGGTCGGCCTGCTGGTGCTCCGAGTCCGGCTGGATCCGTCGCTGGAACGGGCTGTCCGGTTTGCGATCCGAACCGACGAGGGACGACTCTTTCGTGCCCTGGATGCACACGTCCGTCGCGCTCGTGGGGGGCCCGAGTCGGGGCTCGCAGCGTTCGCGGCGGACTGGCGACCCTACTTCCCCGCGCTCGACCGGGCGGCCGCCCAACTCGCCAGTGCGACCACCGTGCCCGCAGGGCGCCGCGAGCGTGCACTCGACCGGGCGATGGACGCGGTCGTCGACGGAACCAGGGAGGAGATGGCGGCGTACGCCAGCGGAATTCGGAGTCCCGTAACCGGAATTTACGCGTTCGGCGTCCTGCTTCCGTTGGCACTCGTGGGGGTGCTCCCGGCCGCGCCGGCGGCGGGCGTCCCGGTGTCGCTGCCGGCCGTCGCCCTCGCGTACCTCGTCGTGCTCCCGATCGGCCTGCTGGCCGCAGGGGCGTGGCTCCTGGCGCGTCGGCCGGTCGCGTTTCCACCGCCGCCGGTGACGAGCGCGCACCCGGACGCATCCGGGACGGTTCCCCGGACGATCGCCGTCGCCGGGGGGTGTGCGGCGGCGGCGTGGCTCTGTGCCGGTCTCGTCGCGCCCGACTGGACGCGAGCGATCACAGCGGTCGGCGTCGGTGCCGGGGGTGGGCTCCTATCGTGGTTCCGCCCGGTCGAAGCGGTCCGGAGACGGGTTCGCGAGGTCGAGGAGGGTCTGCCGGACGCGCTAGTCCGGATCGGACAGCGAGTCGCCGAGGGCGACGCCGTCGAGACGGCACTCGAGCGCGCGGCAGCGGACGCCACCGGTCCGACCGGCGACGTGCTCGAGGACGCAGTCGCGTACGGACAGACGTTCCGCGTCGACGTCCGGACGGCGTTTCTGGCGAGGGACGGTGCACTCGCGACGGTTCCCAGCCCCAGATTTCGGCGGGCCGCGGGATTGCTGGGCGTGGCCGCCCGGATCGGCCGCCCCGCAGGGGACGTCATCCTGGATCTGGCGACCCACCTCGAGGAGCTCGACCGGATCGAAACCGAGGCCCGGGGACGGCTCTCGGACGTGACCGGAACCCTCTCGAACACGGCGACGGTGTTCGGACCGCTCGTCGGGGGCGCGACGGTCGCGCTCTCCGATCGGATCCGGGCGGTCGACGCCGCAGCCGGAGGGTCAGGGTCATTCGCCGGGACGGGGACAGTCGGCGGAGGTTCCAAACAGGAGGGGACAGCCGCGACGGAGGCCGCGTTCGCGACCGGCGATCTCGGGCTCGTGATCGGCGCGTACGTGCTCGTTTTGGCTGCCCTGCTCACTGCACTCGCGACCGGAATCGAACGTGGACTCGACCCCGCAAGCATCGGCTACCGGGTCGGACGCGCGCTGCCGATCGCGTCTGCGGTGTACGTCGGGTCGTTTCTCGCCGCCGCGGCGGTGCTTTGA